A portion of the Vibrio coralliirubri genome contains these proteins:
- a CDS encoding porin yields MKKSILSAVILTALTSGSAFAAHTFTNDAGDSLTLDGRFDVRYQDKGGDHNGEWNSGSSRFGLKGQMGLDNGWTGFGHAEWGYNSGANGDNIYDRLLYAGVEHDKYGKIAAGTKQWSTFYDVAWFTDMGRVFGSRGSGYYNLSDWGIASGTGRAENSITYRNSISDNWKYGFTYQTTREDVGLADGLTATLKNGMGASTLYTVMDGLTIGLAYHQNEFDDVDAGVKNIKDGDTQRIGLLGVNYTNDGLFVGFTYSQGSNWETTSQAEFYDHRGAEFFTYYHFENGLRPTFNVNYLTDTDDNANGYERQLIIPGLEYHFKKNKFLVWTEYQFDNGNDKSVGNHYENSDDQFAAGIRYYF; encoded by the coding sequence ATGAAAAAGTCGATTCTTTCAGCAGTGATCCTGACAGCACTTACCTCAGGTTCTGCTTTTGCTGCACACACTTTTACCAATGACGCGGGCGATAGCCTTACTTTAGACGGTCGTTTTGACGTTCGTTACCAAGATAAGGGCGGCGACCACAACGGTGAGTGGAACAGCGGTAGCTCTCGTTTCGGCCTTAAAGGTCAAATGGGACTCGATAACGGCTGGACTGGCTTTGGCCATGCTGAATGGGGTTACAACTCAGGTGCTAACGGCGACAATATTTACGACCGACTTCTATACGCAGGCGTAGAGCACGATAAATACGGCAAGATCGCAGCAGGTACTAAGCAATGGTCCACCTTCTACGATGTGGCTTGGTTTACCGATATGGGTCGAGTGTTCGGTTCGCGTGGTTCTGGTTACTACAACCTATCTGACTGGGGTATTGCGTCAGGTACAGGTCGTGCCGAGAACTCGATTACTTACCGCAACAGCATTAGCGACAACTGGAAATACGGCTTCACTTACCAAACCACTCGCGAAGATGTTGGCCTAGCAGACGGCTTAACAGCAACGCTGAAAAACGGTATGGGCGCGTCAACGCTGTACACTGTTATGGATGGCCTAACGATTGGTTTAGCTTACCACCAGAATGAGTTTGATGATGTCGATGCGGGCGTTAAAAACATCAAAGATGGAGATACCCAACGCATTGGTCTATTAGGTGTTAACTATACCAATGACGGTCTATTCGTTGGTTTCACCTACAGCCAAGGTTCAAACTGGGAAACCACCAGTCAAGCTGAATTCTACGACCACCGTGGTGCGGAATTCTTCACTTACTACCACTTTGAAAACGGTCTGCGTCCAACCTTTAACGTGAACTACTTAACGGATACCGACGACAACGCAAACGGCTACGAGCGCCAGCTTATTATTCCTGGCCTTGAGTACCACTTTAAGAAGAATAAGTTCTTAGTTTGGACGGAATACCAGTTTGATAATGGTAACGACAAATCTGTTGGTAACCATTACGAAAATAGCGATGACCAATTCGCTGCAGGTATCCGTTACTACTTCTAA
- a CDS encoding LacI family DNA-binding transcriptional regulator, translating to MSSPKHSTASKPTVTSKDVAKLAGVSQSTVSRVFVPGSSVSEKTKQKVFDAAKSLNYRPNAFARSLTTNESKLIGLVFPDADYPIHMKTLQLISTELQKQGYSAVLIPWQVDGNDNHSIPNIFQYRVDGVIAASATFNKSLYEECEEFDIPIVQFARVVEGTKSSHVVSDNYAAGQVAAQHLHSVGTKSAVYLTGNVPTYTNGERESGFCSEFEDLTGKQARVIEADYDYLDALDTIRTLFSEPTHPQAIFCATDNLAMAVMDVARLEFNLRIPEDLQVIGFDDIPQTQWLNYQLTTFKQDFRRLARESVKIVVSQIQEQDTSLVKLMVPVKFIERKTTLK from the coding sequence ATGAGCTCTCCAAAACACTCCACGGCGTCAAAGCCAACCGTCACCTCTAAAGATGTCGCTAAACTTGCTGGCGTTTCTCAATCAACTGTATCTCGTGTATTTGTGCCGGGCAGTTCAGTGTCTGAAAAGACCAAGCAGAAAGTGTTCGATGCAGCAAAGTCGTTGAATTATCGTCCTAATGCCTTTGCCCGCAGTCTGACGACAAATGAGTCCAAATTGATTGGCTTAGTTTTCCCAGATGCCGACTACCCTATCCACATGAAAACTCTGCAGCTTATCTCTACTGAGCTACAAAAGCAGGGTTACTCTGCGGTATTGATTCCTTGGCAAGTTGATGGAAACGACAACCACTCGATTCCTAATATCTTCCAATACCGAGTTGATGGCGTGATTGCAGCTTCTGCGACCTTTAATAAGTCGCTTTATGAAGAGTGTGAAGAGTTCGACATCCCTATCGTTCAGTTCGCACGTGTTGTTGAAGGGACGAAGAGTAGCCATGTGGTGAGTGACAACTACGCCGCTGGCCAAGTCGCCGCTCAGCATTTACATAGCGTAGGAACAAAATCAGCGGTTTACCTGACAGGTAACGTACCAACCTACACCAACGGCGAGCGTGAATCGGGCTTTTGCTCAGAATTCGAAGATCTCACTGGCAAGCAAGCTCGTGTTATTGAAGCCGACTATGACTACCTTGATGCTCTAGATACCATTCGGACCCTGTTTTCAGAACCCACACATCCTCAAGCGATTTTCTGTGCGACAGATAACCTCGCGATGGCGGTAATGGATGTGGCGCGCTTAGAGTTTAACCTGCGTATTCCAGAAGATCTTCAAGTGATTGGTTTTGATGATATCCCACAGACTCAATGGTTGAACTACCAACTCACTACCTTCAAGCAAGATTTCAGACGCCTTGCACGTGAATCAGTGAAAATTGTCGTTAGCCAGATTCAAGAGCAAGACACGAGCTTAGTTAAGCTGATGGTGCCAGTGAAGTTCATTGAACGAAAAACGACGCTAAAATAG
- a CDS encoding arylsulfatase, with amino-acid sequence MKRIFHLVVMSVLSSFSLSAWSAQEQPNIFVIFTDDIGISNLSAYHNGVMSSETPNIDSIAEKGMLLTDYYAQPSCTAGRSAFLTGQLPVRTGMHSVGLPGGPVGLSADTPTLPEILKTMGYVTGQFGKNHLGDRDEFLPTMHGFDEYWGWLYHLNAMEYTEDPDWPKDGSLDAFAPRNVIYARSDGKGGQTIEDDGALSIERMRTLDDEVNKHAINFIERAVEADKPFFTWYCPSRGHVWTHLSPEYEAMLGQNGWGLQEVVMKDLDDHVGEMMAKMEELGIADNTIIIFTADNGPEIMTWPDGGMTPYHGEKGTTWEGGVRAPALVSWPGKIPAGTVGNGIFDGMDWLPTLVAAAGGPTDLKEKLLKGHDGFKAHLDGYNQVDMLTEKGESNRKEIYYYERDQLQAVRVGDWKAHFIVQNHGWSGPKEALNAPLLFNLRRDPYERAAEESGMYLKWMGQKMWAFGPAQAAVQQHLATFQEWPPVTPDSPAEKTGGVGN; translated from the coding sequence ATGAAAAGGATTTTCCACCTTGTTGTGATGAGTGTGTTGAGTAGCTTTTCGCTATCGGCATGGTCAGCACAAGAGCAACCGAATATTTTTGTTATCTTCACGGATGATATTGGGATATCAAACCTGAGTGCTTATCACAATGGTGTGATGAGTAGTGAAACACCGAACATCGATAGTATTGCTGAAAAGGGCATGCTCCTGACCGATTATTACGCTCAGCCTTCTTGTACGGCAGGTCGCTCTGCATTCTTAACGGGTCAACTTCCTGTGCGAACCGGCATGCACTCTGTTGGATTGCCAGGTGGCCCAGTGGGTTTAAGTGCTGACACACCAACGCTTCCTGAAATCCTTAAAACCATGGGTTATGTGACGGGTCAGTTTGGCAAAAACCACCTCGGTGACCGAGATGAATTCCTACCGACAATGCATGGTTTTGATGAGTATTGGGGTTGGTTGTATCACTTGAATGCAATGGAATACACAGAAGATCCTGATTGGCCAAAAGATGGCTCTTTGGATGCGTTTGCACCTCGTAATGTGATTTACGCAAGATCAGACGGTAAAGGTGGTCAAACGATCGAAGACGATGGTGCATTGTCGATCGAGCGTATGCGTACCCTCGATGACGAAGTGAATAAACACGCGATCAACTTCATCGAAAGGGCGGTTGAAGCGGATAAGCCCTTCTTCACTTGGTACTGTCCATCACGTGGTCACGTTTGGACGCATCTTTCACCTGAATACGAAGCGATGCTTGGCCAAAATGGTTGGGGGCTTCAAGAAGTGGTCATGAAAGATCTTGATGATCATGTCGGTGAGATGATGGCGAAAATGGAAGAGCTCGGTATTGCCGACAATACCATCATCATTTTCACTGCCGATAACGGCCCGGAGATCATGACTTGGCCTGATGGCGGTATGACACCTTATCACGGTGAGAAAGGGACAACTTGGGAAGGTGGCGTAAGAGCCCCTGCATTGGTCAGCTGGCCGGGTAAAATCCCAGCGGGTACAGTGGGCAATGGCATCTTTGATGGTATGGACTGGTTACCAACTCTGGTTGCTGCGGCTGGTGGTCCAACGGATCTAAAAGAGAAACTGCTGAAAGGTCACGATGGCTTTAAAGCGCACCTTGATGGTTACAACCAAGTGGATATGCTGACTGAGAAAGGCGAGTCAAACCGTAAAGAGATCTACTACTACGAACGAGATCAGCTGCAAGCGGTTCGTGTTGGTGATTGGAAGGCGCACTTCATCGTGCAAAATCACGGTTGGAGTGGTCCTAAAGAAGCGCTAAACGCACCATTACTGTTTAACTTACGTCGTGACCCATACGAGCGAGCGGCAGAAGAGTCGGGCATGTACCTAAAATGGATGGGACAAAAAATGTGGGCATTTGGTCCTGCACAAGCGGCTGTCCAACAACATCTAGCAACTTTTCAAGAGTGGCCTCCAGTAACGCCTGATTCTCCGGCTGAGAAAACCGGTGGTGTAGGTAACTAG
- a CDS encoding DUF481 domain-containing protein: protein MAKWRYLLASALAASSTVNAQEASAQADTKKWQHSFEIYALALNIRGDSTISDLSADVDVDPAFIMDHLDMTAMVRLEGIYDNQWGYYIDYSFMKLSGKTNSVLGSNLEVLKGNLDIRQGVLDVKGFKRYQYDFGTIDYLFGLRWWDNDIDAKLYGSGGKLSTDRSLDEDWIDYQIGVRWITQINKDWKFHATIDAGLGSDTNFTSSLLTGVRYQINSWSDLNVAYKSTWVDYENKGTFEYDTASQGFLIGWAAHF, encoded by the coding sequence ATGGCTAAATGGCGTTACCTACTCGCATCAGCATTGGCTGCAAGTTCAACCGTAAATGCTCAGGAAGCAAGTGCACAAGCGGATACAAAAAAGTGGCAACATAGCTTCGAAATTTACGCGCTTGCACTCAACATCCGCGGAGACAGCACCATTAGTGATTTATCTGCTGATGTCGATGTTGATCCTGCATTCATCATGGATCATCTTGATATGACCGCAATGGTGCGCTTAGAGGGTATCTATGACAATCAATGGGGCTATTACATTGACTACAGCTTCATGAAGTTAAGCGGAAAAACAAACTCAGTGTTAGGTAGCAACCTAGAGGTATTAAAAGGCAATCTTGATATCCGACAAGGTGTTTTAGATGTGAAGGGGTTTAAGCGCTACCAATACGATTTTGGCACGATTGATTATCTGTTTGGGCTTCGTTGGTGGGATAACGACATTGATGCCAAGCTTTACGGTTCAGGTGGCAAGCTAAGTACAGACCGATCACTCGATGAAGATTGGATAGATTACCAAATAGGTGTGAGATGGATAACGCAGATCAATAAGGATTGGAAGTTTCACGCAACCATTGATGCAGGGCTTGGCAGTGACACCAACTTTACTTCATCTCTGTTAACTGGCGTGCGATACCAGATAAACAGTTGGTCTGACTTAAATGTTGCCTACAAATCCACTTGGGTTGATTACGAAAACAAGGGCACCTTTGAATACGATACCGCATCGCAAGGGTTCCTGATTGGTTGGGCTGCTCACTTTTAA
- a CDS encoding globin, translated as MKPNELFYESFERCRIDQEFLETFLADFCEHNPRFSERFEKIGLEQQTKMLKASIILIYNSAGLPSVRNSVKKLGKRHKDLGMDISEQELNEWFNSLLNTVKKYDPHYDESVEQAWTETLEAGLTIMKKECVV; from the coding sequence ATGAAACCGAATGAACTGTTTTATGAAAGCTTTGAGCGCTGCCGGATTGACCAAGAATTTCTCGAAACGTTTTTGGCGGATTTTTGCGAGCATAATCCAAGGTTTTCAGAACGTTTTGAAAAGATAGGGTTAGAGCAACAAACCAAGATGCTTAAAGCCTCGATCATTCTTATCTATAACTCTGCTGGTCTACCGAGCGTACGAAACTCGGTGAAAAAGCTTGGGAAGCGACATAAAGATTTAGGAATGGATATCTCTGAGCAAGAGCTCAACGAGTGGTTCAATTCGTTACTTAATACGGTTAAAAAATACGATCCTCACTATGATGAAAGCGTTGAACAAGCATGGACAGAAACGCTCGAAGCCGGCTTAACTATCATGAAGAAAGAGTGCGTAGTCTGA
- a CDS encoding VOC family protein yields MFSHVFLGTEDIERAKAFYDPIMKVLGYSEGSVDPKGRCVYVSQTGVLGLTKPIDGQPATHGNGMTVGFLASSPEVVDEWHRVGVENGGTSIENGPGARGSDERRLYMAYLRDPDGNKICATHFMP; encoded by the coding sequence ATGTTCAGCCATGTTTTTCTCGGTACTGAAGATATTGAACGCGCGAAGGCTTTTTATGACCCAATCATGAAAGTGCTTGGTTATAGCGAAGGTTCTGTTGATCCTAAAGGGCGCTGTGTTTACGTTAGCCAAACGGGCGTGTTGGGCTTAACAAAGCCGATTGATGGTCAGCCTGCGACTCACGGCAACGGCATGACGGTGGGTTTTCTTGCGTCTTCTCCTGAAGTTGTAGATGAGTGGCATCGGGTTGGCGTCGAGAATGGCGGTACCAGCATTGAAAATGGCCCCGGAGCGAGAGGTTCTGATGAGCGTCGCTTGTACATGGCTTATTTGCGAGATCCTGATGGAAACAAGATCTGCGCAACTCACTTTATGCCGTAG
- a CDS encoding LysR substrate-binding domain-containing protein, producing MGLFENRQQTLSLLHTFSVAAKHLSFTLAADELFLTQGGVSHRIKKLEQQLKFNLFVRKTRKLELTPEGQRVLSMLNVSFESIFSELMDIQTGELSGELYIATSPYFASSWLMPRLPEFRRLYPNLSIKLQTKQSQSGFQFEPYDVAIFYSEGHYPNHYSERLFSGVRTPVCSPEYAKRFKLDLGIQHLDDVRFIHSGDITAWQRWLYEAQSDTNCALQCDYYSDNRLAMDAAILSMGLALGRLEFMTPQIEQGLLVAPLMSIESGKGYDLVCPKGMEQRTKFQVFAQWVKQQL from the coding sequence ATGGGGCTATTCGAAAATCGCCAACAAACGCTGTCACTGCTGCACACCTTTAGTGTTGCGGCTAAACATTTAAGTTTTACACTTGCCGCCGACGAGCTCTTCCTAACTCAGGGAGGGGTTAGCCATCGCATTAAAAAACTCGAACAACAATTGAAGTTCAATCTGTTTGTGCGCAAGACAAGAAAGCTCGAACTGACGCCAGAAGGTCAGCGCGTGTTATCCATGTTGAATGTCTCGTTTGAGTCTATCTTTTCCGAACTCATGGATATTCAAACGGGTGAGCTAAGTGGGGAGCTGTACATCGCGACATCGCCTTATTTCGCTTCATCATGGTTAATGCCGCGTTTGCCAGAATTTAGACGCTTGTATCCGAATCTAAGCATCAAACTGCAAACCAAACAGAGCCAGTCAGGCTTCCAGTTTGAACCTTATGACGTGGCAATTTTCTATAGCGAAGGCCATTACCCAAACCATTACAGTGAGCGATTATTCAGTGGAGTAAGAACCCCTGTGTGCAGCCCTGAATACGCGAAACGCTTCAAACTAGACCTAGGCATTCAACACTTAGACGATGTTCGTTTCATTCACAGTGGCGATATCACTGCCTGGCAACGTTGGTTGTATGAAGCTCAAAGTGATACCAACTGCGCACTTCAGTGTGACTATTACAGCGATAACCGCTTGGCGATGGATGCGGCGATATTATCGATGGGGCTAGCACTAGGGCGGTTAGAGTTTATGACGCCGCAGATTGAACAAGGCTTATTGGTCGCGCCTCTTATGAGCATTGAATCGGGCAAAGGGTATGATTTAGTGTGTCCGAAAGGCATGGAACAGCGAACTAAGTTTCAGGTGTTTGCTCAATGGGTTAAGCAACAGTTGTGA
- a CDS encoding carbohydrate deacetylase, translating to MKLILNADDFGLTESVNHGIVDCFKAGLVKSTTIMMNQPGTQHAIELYHQGLVPEVGLHFTVTAGKPLTSPELVPSLVDEHGHFFSNVNLFDKSDVNEGEVMLELNAQYQAALDAGLKINHIDSHHFGGVFKPLKAAFTRTVNRIGLPVRRIDNILSGQDALRVPTPDAFDMRFFDEGVSLNGLQDLLLSYQTMMPDGVLELMCHPSSVASEQLKSLSSYSDKRVEEHQLLTSPELKHWLADHQIECIGFDDLR from the coding sequence ATGAAATTGATACTCAACGCCGATGATTTCGGCCTCACTGAAAGCGTGAACCACGGCATCGTCGACTGCTTTAAGGCGGGTCTGGTTAAGTCGACCACCATCATGATGAATCAACCGGGTACACAGCACGCGATTGAGCTCTATCATCAAGGTTTAGTCCCTGAAGTTGGCTTGCACTTTACAGTCACCGCAGGCAAACCACTGACGTCACCAGAGTTAGTGCCGAGCTTAGTCGACGAACACGGCCACTTCTTTAGCAACGTTAATCTGTTCGATAAATCAGATGTGAATGAAGGTGAGGTGATGCTCGAGCTCAACGCGCAATATCAAGCCGCCCTCGATGCAGGCTTAAAGATTAACCATATCGACAGCCATCACTTTGGTGGTGTATTTAAACCTCTAAAAGCAGCGTTTACCCGCACAGTGAATCGCATTGGTCTGCCTGTTAGACGAATCGATAACATCTTGAGTGGCCAAGATGCACTGCGAGTGCCAACGCCAGATGCTTTCGACATGCGTTTCTTTGACGAAGGCGTATCACTGAATGGCCTGCAAGATTTATTACTGAGCTACCAAACTATGATGCCTGACGGTGTGCTTGAGTTAATGTGCCACCCTTCATCAGTGGCAAGTGAACAGCTTAAGTCCCTATCAAGCTACAGCGATAAACGCGTCGAAGAGCATCAACTTCTCACTAGCCCAGAGCTAAAACATTGGCTAGCTGACCATCAGATAGAGTGCATTGGATTCGACGATCTCAGATAA
- the soxR gene encoding redox-sensitive transcriptional activator SoxR: MRNIVYLSIGQLAERSGVAPSALRFYETKGLIASIRTNGNQRRYQSAMLRRIALIQVAQSIGFTLEEITEELSTLPMNHTATKRDWERVAKKWQGQLDSKMAQIKSLQENLTGCIGCGCLSMQKCHLLNPEDILHDQGQGAQRIVE; the protein is encoded by the coding sequence ATGAGAAACATCGTATACCTCAGCATCGGCCAATTGGCAGAGCGCAGTGGCGTGGCTCCTTCGGCCTTACGTTTTTACGAAACCAAGGGGTTGATTGCTTCGATTCGTACTAACGGAAATCAGCGCCGTTATCAGTCGGCGATGTTGAGACGAATTGCGTTGATCCAAGTGGCGCAGTCGATAGGCTTCACGCTGGAAGAGATCACCGAAGAATTATCGACACTGCCGATGAACCATACCGCGACTAAGCGAGACTGGGAGCGCGTTGCTAAGAAGTGGCAGGGGCAACTCGATAGCAAAATGGCGCAGATTAAATCGCTACAAGAGAACTTAACAGGCTGTATCGGTTGCGGGTGTTTGAGTATGCAGAAATGCCACTTGTTGAACCCTGAAGATATTCTGCATGACCAAGGGCAGGGCGCACAACGGATCGTTGAGTAG
- a CDS encoding LysR family transcriptional regulator has protein sequence MDISSRLLLLLEVVELGSFVKVAEQRNVDRSVISKQISRLEEELDVRLLNRTTRSLSLTAAGNEMVNQAHQLRALLNDTRRLAQNYHAEPRGLLRITSSTMFGRQYVQQAIAVFQKQYPDVDFELRLEDRIVDMVKEGFDIGFRIGKPKNSSLISRKIARSRLLIVASPEFIAQHGEINTIEKLESLPATIYAAPGLLIDKFSYVDQEGQAQHFQLNAAYKVNDVEMISKSALTGSTLAVVTAQMIEDEVLSGELVPIMTHLNLDDFGTFYAVYPHRDAPIKTKLFIDTLKTIVGEDKPVWEQGIPGFDDMYGNQRKKS, from the coding sequence ATGGATATATCGAGTCGTTTATTATTGTTACTTGAAGTGGTTGAGCTGGGTTCGTTTGTCAAAGTGGCGGAGCAAAGAAACGTCGACCGTTCTGTTATCTCTAAACAGATCAGCCGTCTTGAAGAAGAGCTGGATGTTCGATTACTCAATCGCACCACTCGTTCGTTATCTCTGACAGCTGCAGGCAATGAGATGGTCAATCAAGCGCATCAGCTTCGTGCGCTGTTGAACGATACTCGACGTTTGGCGCAAAACTACCATGCAGAGCCTAGAGGGTTATTAAGAATCACCAGCTCTACCATGTTCGGTCGACAATATGTTCAGCAGGCGATTGCGGTTTTCCAGAAGCAGTATCCAGATGTTGATTTTGAATTGAGACTCGAAGACCGAATCGTCGATATGGTTAAAGAAGGGTTTGATATTGGTTTCCGTATTGGTAAGCCCAAAAACTCTAGCTTAATCAGCCGTAAGATAGCCAGAAGTCGATTGTTGATTGTTGCTTCACCTGAGTTCATTGCTCAGCATGGCGAGATCAACACCATCGAAAAATTAGAGTCATTACCTGCGACTATTTATGCCGCTCCGGGTTTGTTAATCGATAAGTTTTCTTATGTCGATCAAGAGGGGCAAGCGCAGCATTTTCAGCTTAATGCCGCTTATAAAGTGAATGATGTTGAGATGATTTCCAAGAGCGCGCTAACTGGTAGTACTCTCGCGGTTGTCACGGCGCAGATGATTGAAGATGAAGTACTCAGTGGTGAGTTGGTGCCTATAATGACTCACTTAAACTTGGATGACTTTGGCACTTTCTATGCGGTGTACCCACATCGAGATGCACCTATAAAAACCAAGCTCTTCATTGATACATTGAAAACCATTGTCGGTGAAGATAAACCCGTGTGGGAGCAAGGCATTCCCGGGTTTGATGACATGTATGGTAATCAGAGAAAAAAATCATAG
- a CDS encoding enoyl-CoA hydratase/isomerase family protein — protein MTLLSVTNQNGIATVSINNPPVNVLTFDLINEINAFVLSLKDDRDTKVVVFKSLHESFFLAHLDLNVINGTQAGQAGSIEFNHMIENIKAMKQVSVAVVDGVARGGGNEFVMACDLAYGTENSAFAQPEIHVNIPTGGQGAVQFARRMGKNKALQALLLGNDFTAQQAEHRNIITQFVPKAELEDFLAATLGVISQLEVRDIVMYKEIIAASIKDEQAGAELELRYFLERAKEQKTAAIIGAFLKHGGQTEREAKDIQGIFVDTAAELSQ, from the coding sequence ATGACACTACTATCTGTGACTAACCAAAATGGCATCGCAACGGTATCAATCAACAACCCACCAGTGAACGTGCTGACTTTCGACTTGATCAACGAGATCAATGCCTTTGTACTTTCATTGAAAGATGATCGTGATACTAAGGTTGTGGTCTTTAAATCATTACATGAGAGCTTCTTTCTGGCTCACCTAGATCTCAATGTGATCAACGGTACACAAGCTGGACAAGCCGGTTCGATTGAATTCAACCATATGATTGAGAACATTAAAGCGATGAAACAAGTCTCTGTCGCGGTGGTTGATGGCGTAGCTCGTGGGGGCGGTAATGAGTTTGTGATGGCGTGTGACCTTGCTTACGGCACTGAAAACTCAGCGTTCGCACAACCAGAAATTCATGTAAACATCCCAACGGGTGGCCAAGGCGCTGTGCAATTTGCCAGACGCATGGGCAAAAACAAAGCGCTACAAGCTTTGTTGCTTGGCAACGACTTTACGGCTCAACAAGCAGAACACCGTAACATCATTACGCAGTTCGTACCGAAGGCTGAGCTAGAGGATTTCTTAGCAGCGACACTCGGTGTGATCAGTCAATTAGAAGTACGTGATATCGTGATGTACAAAGAGATCATCGCAGCCTCAATCAAAGATGAACAAGCGGGCGCTGAACTAGAATTGCGTTACTTCTTAGAGCGCGCAAAAGAGCAAAAAACCGCAGCAATTATCGGTGCGTTTCTAAAACACGGTGGTCAAACTGAGCGTGAAGCGAAAGACATTCAAGGTATCTTCGTTGACACCGCAGCAGAGTTATCACAATAG
- a CDS encoding NADPH-dependent FMN reductase: protein MKVLVIGATNSKASINQQLAAYTASLVEGAQVEVLDLNDFEMPIYSEDREKESGVHQHAQRFFSKIGEADAIVISFAEYNGSYTAAFKNVFDWTSRIDMKVYQGKPVVMLSTSPGPGGASSVLSSAVNSAPYFDADVKGSMSIPSFYDNFNVETGEIINAEIAESLKSIMSQI, encoded by the coding sequence ATGAAAGTATTAGTAATTGGCGCGACCAACAGTAAAGCATCGATTAACCAACAATTGGCAGCGTACACCGCAAGCTTAGTTGAGGGCGCACAAGTAGAGGTGCTCGATCTTAATGATTTCGAGATGCCCATTTACAGTGAAGACAGAGAAAAAGAGTCCGGTGTTCACCAACACGCGCAACGCTTTTTTAGCAAGATTGGCGAAGCAGATGCTATTGTCATCTCTTTTGCAGAGTACAACGGTTCATACACCGCAGCCTTTAAGAATGTGTTTGATTGGACATCACGAATCGACATGAAAGTGTATCAAGGCAAACCTGTTGTGATGCTCTCCACATCACCAGGCCCAGGCGGCGCAAGCTCTGTGTTGTCGTCTGCGGTAAATTCGGCACCTTATTTTGATGCTGATGTGAAGGGCTCGATGTCGATACCAAGTTTCTACGACAACTTTAATGTAGAAACGGGTGAGATCATCAATGCCGAAATAGCCGAGAGCCTGAAATCGATCATGAGTCAGATTTAG
- a CDS encoding arylamine N-acetyltransferase family protein, producing MEQRQITEYFSRIGLSQPSDTTIENLIAIHKHQHRTIPFENFDVVQGLPIQLSQEALHEKLVVNQRGGYCQELNGLLLNVLTHMGFEARALLGRVHLAGEPTGRSHRVTLVTIEGKQWLVDTGFGTFTPRAPLLIETNIEQSNDLQTFRFIEDERYGFLLQIKQGEEWMSVYSLDMTYVGANDLESSNFFTSNSPKSIFTSNCIAALPIEGGIVTLLNQKIKISKNGSTEEWLLEDEPTYLAALQTYFGLAPNVPFQTLEKCF from the coding sequence ATGGAACAGCGTCAAATCACCGAATATTTTTCAAGAATTGGTTTATCTCAACCAAGCGATACCACAATCGAAAACCTAATAGCGATCCATAAGCATCAACACCGAACCATTCCGTTCGAGAATTTTGATGTGGTTCAGGGGCTGCCTATTCAACTGTCTCAAGAGGCATTGCATGAAAAGCTGGTGGTTAATCAGCGAGGTGGTTATTGCCAAGAACTTAATGGGTTGTTGTTGAATGTGTTAACCCATATGGGCTTTGAAGCGAGAGCCTTGCTTGGTCGAGTACACCTAGCAGGAGAGCCTACAGGGCGTAGCCATCGAGTGACATTGGTGACGATTGAAGGCAAACAGTGGCTGGTGGATACGGGCTTTGGCACCTTTACCCCTCGTGCTCCATTGCTGATTGAAACCAATATTGAGCAGTCTAATGACTTACAAACTTTTCGTTTTATCGAAGATGAACGATATGGCTTCTTACTGCAGATAAAGCAGGGTGAAGAGTGGATGAGCGTGTACAGCCTAGACATGACGTATGTGGGTGCCAACGACCTAGAGTCGAGCAACTTCTTCACTTCAAACAGTCCGAAATCCATTTTCACATCAAACTGTATTGCGGCACTGCCGATTGAAGGTGGGATTGTCACGCTGCTTAACCAGAAAATTAAAATTAGCAAAAATGGCTCAACAGAGGAATGGCTACTTGAAGACGAGCCTACGTACCTTGCTGCATTACAAACGTACTTTGGTTTAGCGCCAAATGTGCCTTTTCAAACTTTAGAGAAATGTTTCTAA